From Abditibacteriota bacterium, the proteins below share one genomic window:
- a CDS encoding family 43 glycosylhydrolase, with amino-acid sequence MGGAAMADDNYPLNTKDIRIRDPFIAVSGGKYYMSGTHRGDAFSVWESPDLEHWSEPHTVFAARKGFWGTTNFWAPELHEYRHHWYLFGSAFAEGVNRGTQIFVARSPLGPFIPLGSKPQTPGEWMSLDGTLYVDKDGAPWMVFCHEWVQVRDGEVCAVRLTEDLARPAGEPILLFRASEAPWAAGFGSSGGLVTDGPFIYESSKGFLVMLWSSFDSEGKYNIGLAVSDKVQGPWRQLSKPLFTEHGGHSMIFRDLKGRLLCVFHCPNSPGGQERARIYEISEDEQGIPVLGKRVY; translated from the coding sequence ATGGGAGGCGCCGCTATGGCCGATGACAACTATCCCCTGAACACAAAGGATATCCGCATCAGGGATCCCTTTATCGCCGTAAGCGGCGGCAAATATTATATGTCGGGGACCCACCGGGGCGACGCCTTTTCGGTGTGGGAAAGCCCGGATCTGGAGCACTGGTCGGAGCCCCATACGGTCTTCGCGGCCCGCAAGGGCTTTTGGGGGACCACCAATTTCTGGGCTCCGGAGCTGCACGAATACCGGCACCACTGGTATTTGTTCGGCAGCGCTTTTGCCGAGGGGGTAAACAGGGGTACCCAGATATTCGTGGCCAGGAGCCCTCTGGGCCCCTTTATCCCGTTGGGGAGCAAGCCTCAGACTCCCGGGGAATGGATGAGTCTGGACGGCACCCTGTACGTGGATAAGGACGGCGCCCCCTGGATGGTGTTCTGCCACGAATGGGTGCAGGTCCGGGACGGCGAGGTGTGCGCGGTCCGTCTGACGGAGGATCTGGCGAGGCCCGCGGGCGAGCCCATATTGCTGTTCAGGGCTTCGGAGGCCCCCTGGGCCGCCGGCTTCGGCAGCTCCGGAGGGCTGGTGACGGACGGCCCCTTCATTTACGAATCCTCCAAGGGCTTTCTGGTGATGCTGTGGTCCTCCTTCGACTCCGAAGGCAAATACAATATCGGCCTGGCGGTCTCCGACAAGGTGCAGGGCCCCTGGCGCCAGCTGTCCAAGCCTCTGTTCACCGAACACGGAGGACACTCCATGATATTCCGCGACCTCAAAGGCAGGCTGCTGTGCGTGTTCCACTGTCCCAACAGCCCCGGCGGACAGGAAAGGGCCCGGATATACGAGATCAGCGAGGACGAGCAAGGCATCCCCGTCCTGGGCAAGCGCGTGTATTAG
- the ftcD gene encoding glutamate formimidoyltransferase codes for MDVFQCVPNISISSRAVLEDMVDAVGEYVRVMDYSCDTDHNRSVITMTGSSEELLPAMVQLARMALEHIDINEHRGAHPRIGALDVVPVVPLFDTSMDSAVELSYNIGEAISALGIPVYFYEESARSKGYRFLEEIRRGGYEWLREHTDERPPDLGDRLHPTAGACAVGARGPLIAFNVNLETEDKTIAEVIAREIRALRKKKDRRMEGVKALGLYLRSAGVVQVSTNITRPDKTGVFPVYDYIRQRAEELGSGVRNSELIGVVSEDISAAIVRDALRLEAFDAGRVITRRED; via the coding sequence ATGGACGTTTTTCAATGCGTGCCCAATATCAGCATTTCGTCCCGGGCCGTGCTGGAGGACATGGTGGACGCCGTCGGCGAATACGTCAGAGTCATGGACTATTCCTGCGACACTGACCACAACAGGAGCGTGATCACCATGACCGGCTCCTCCGAGGAGCTGCTGCCCGCCATGGTGCAGCTGGCCCGGATGGCGCTGGAGCACATAGACATCAACGAGCACAGGGGCGCCCACCCGCGGATAGGGGCTCTGGACGTGGTGCCGGTGGTGCCTCTCTTTGACACCTCCATGGACAGCGCCGTGGAGCTGAGCTACAACATAGGCGAAGCCATCAGCGCCCTGGGCATCCCCGTGTATTTTTATGAGGAATCCGCCCGCAGCAAGGGCTACCGTTTTCTGGAGGAGATCCGCCGGGGCGGCTACGAGTGGCTGAGGGAGCACACGGACGAGAGGCCTCCCGATCTGGGGGACAGGCTGCACCCCACGGCGGGAGCCTGCGCCGTAGGTGCCAGAGGCCCCCTCATCGCCTTCAACGTGAATCTGGAGACCGAGGACAAGACCATAGCCGAAGTCATAGCCCGGGAGATCAGGGCTCTCCGCAAAAAGAAGGACCGGCGCATGGAGGGGGTCAAGGCGCTGGGGCTGTATCTGCGCAGCGCCGGGGTGGTACAGGTGTCCACCAACATCACCCGTCCCGACAAAACCGGGGTGTTTCCCGTGTATGACTACATCAGGCAAAGGGCGGAAGAGCTGGGCTCGGGAGTCAGAAATTCCGAGCTGATCGGAGTGGTGTCCGAGGACATCAGCGCCGCCATCGTGAGAGACGCCCTCAGGCTGGAGGCTTTTGACGCCGGACGGGTGATCACCAGGAGAGAGGATTGA
- a CDS encoding adenine phosphoribosyltransferase: MILKKIRIIPDFPKKGIGFLDICPLLADREAFGAVIELMADRVKDKGYTKIVGLEARGFVFSAPLALRLGCGFVMARKAGKLPGECIRGEYATEYSVAAIELQKGALVPGDKVLIVDDIVATGGSLAAAEALVGTICSDWAALCLIDIIDVPKLHRSEYEAIFEMKEAL; encoded by the coding sequence TTGATCTTAAAGAAGATCCGCATTATCCCCGACTTTCCCAAAAAGGGGATAGGCTTTCTGGATATATGCCCTTTGCTGGCGGACAGGGAAGCCTTCGGAGCCGTCATAGAGCTGATGGCCGACAGGGTGAAGGACAAGGGCTACACCAAGATCGTAGGCCTTGAGGCCCGGGGCTTTGTTTTCAGCGCGCCTCTGGCGCTGCGCCTGGGCTGCGGCTTTGTGATGGCCCGCAAGGCCGGCAAGCTGCCCGGAGAGTGCATCAGGGGCGAATACGCCACCGAATACAGCGTGGCCGCCATCGAGCTGCAAAAGGGGGCCCTTGTTCCCGGAGACAAGGTGCTGATAGTGGACGACATCGTGGCCACGGGCGGGTCTCTGGCTGCGGCGGAAGCGCTGGTGGGGACCATCTGCAGCGACTGGGCCGCCCTGTGTCTGATAGACATCATCGACGTGCCCAAGCTGCACCGCTCCGAATACGAAGCGATCTTTGAGATGAAGGAAGCCCTGTGA